The Sporichthyaceae bacterium genome has a segment encoding these proteins:
- a CDS encoding PIN domain-containing protein: protein MTVLVDTGVLYALTDADDTHHEACVRWLTASTDDLLVPSLVIPEAAYLIGSRGGAQAEASFLDALVPGGRFGVAELDRDVDLARIAELVRTYANLPLGTVDAAVVATAERLRVHEIATVDRRDFTIVRPAHIEAFTLLPHLG from the coding sequence GTGACGGTGCTGGTCGACACCGGCGTGCTCTACGCCCTGACCGACGCTGACGACACCCATCACGAAGCCTGCGTTCGCTGGTTGACGGCGAGCACCGACGACCTGCTCGTGCCGTCGCTGGTGATCCCCGAGGCGGCCTACCTGATCGGTTCGCGCGGCGGCGCGCAAGCCGAGGCTTCGTTCCTCGACGCGCTGGTTCCCGGTGGGCGATTCGGGGTCGCCGAGCTCGACCGGGACGTCGACCTGGCTCGCATCGCCGAGTTGGTCCGCACCTACGCGAACCTGCCCCTCGGGACGGTGGATGCCGCCGTGGTCGCCACCGCCGAACGCCTCCGGGTGCATGAGATCGCCACCGTCGACCGCCGTGACTTCACCATCGTGCGCCCCGCCCACATCGAGGCGTTCACCCTGCTGCCCCATCTCGGCTGA